In Bradyrhizobium symbiodeficiens, the genomic stretch TGACGGCAGCGCCGTGATCGGCATCGAGATGCCGTATCGCGCAGAGGACGCGGCGATCGTGCCGGTGACCCTGCGCAGCAAGCTCTCGCCCGCGGATGGCCGCCGTATCCGTTCGATCACGCTCGTGATCGACCGCAACCCGGCGCCGATGGCGGCGAAGTTCGAGCTCGGCGCCGATGCCAATGTCACGGAGATCTCGACGCGCGTGCGTGTCAACAATTACACCGATGTGCACGCGGTGGCCGAGCTCAGCGACGGCCAGCTCTATGTCTCGAAAGTTTATGTCAAGGCCTCGGGTGGCTGCTCGGCGCCGGCAGGAAAGAACGCCGAGGAGGCGCAAAGCCGGCTCGGCAAGATGCGCTACAGGCAATTCGCGCGCGAGGAAGCGCAGGCGAGCCGCATCCGCGAAGCCCAGATCATGATCGGCCATCCCAACAATTCCGGCCTGCAGATGGACCAGGTCACCCAGCTCTACATTCCCGCCTTCTTCGTCAACCAGCTGAAGCTGACGCAGGACGACAGCCTCGTGCTGTCGATGGAAGGCGGCATCTCGATCTCGGAAGATCCCAATCTGCGCTTCACCTACGTATCCAACGGCGCCAAGCGTTTCCGCGCGGAAGCCAAGGATACGGATGGGCATGTGTTCCGCAATGAGTGGGATGTGGAGAAGCCGGGGACGTAGACTCGCGCGACTTGCGTTGAATCCCTCTCCCCCTTG encodes the following:
- a CDS encoding quinoprotein dehydrogenase-associated SoxYZ-like carrier; the encoded protein is MTRWTRRLPLIAALLGIAFALPAQAEEADDPWPGLVQDIFNNRAMNDGSAVIGIEMPYRAEDAAIVPVTLRSKLSPADGRRIRSITLVIDRNPAPMAAKFELGADANVTEISTRVRVNNYTDVHAVAELSDGQLYVSKVYVKASGGCSAPAGKNAEEAQSRLGKMRYRQFAREEAQASRIREAQIMIGHPNNSGLQMDQVTQLYIPAFFVNQLKLTQDDSLVLSMEGGISISEDPNLRFTYVSNGAKRFRAEAKDTDGHVFRNEWDVEKPGT